GCCGGGGCCGATGCCGGGATGGCCGCCGAGGGCGCGGCCGCCGTTGACGCCATGACCGGCGCGTCAAGCAACACGCCGTGGTGGATGTGGCCCATCATCTTGTTGGGATTCTGCTTTATCCTGGGAATCATCGCCGTGCTGGCGGGCGTGGGCGGCGCGGTCCTTTTTGTTCCCCTGGTCAGCGGATTTTTTCCCTTTCACCTGGATTTTGTGCGCGGTACGGGACTGCTTGTGGCCCTGGCCGGGGCTCTGGCCGCCGGGCCTGGTTTGCTTCGCCGCAACCTGGCCAGCCTGCGTCTGGCCCTGCCCGTGGCGCTCATCGCCTCGGCCTGTTCCATCGTCGGTGCGTTTGTGGGCCTGGCCTTGCCCACGGATATCCTTCAGCTTTGCCTTGGCATCACCATCATGTTCATCGCCATTTTGCTTCTGACCTCCAAAAACGTGGTTCGGCCCCATGTGGAAAAGCAGGACGCCATCGGCCTGGCCCTGGGCATGAGCGGCATCTACACCGAGCCCTCCACGGGTGAGGTCATTTCCTGGAAGACCCATCGCACCCTGCCGGGCCTTCTTCTTTTCATTCTCATCGGCCTCATGGCCGGCATGTTCGGCCTGGGCGCGGGTTGGGCCAACGTCCCGGTGCTCAACATGCTCATGGGCGCGCCGCTGAAAATCGCCGTCGGCACCAGCAAGTTTTTATTGTCCATCACCGACACCTCCGCCGCCTGGGTCTATCTGAACAAGGGCTGCGTCATCCCGCTGATGGCCATTCCCTCCATCATCGGGCTGATGCTCGGTTCCTTTGTCGGGGTGCGCCTCTTGGCCGTGGCCAAGCCCAAGTTCATCCGCTACATGGTCATTGGCGTCTTGTTGTTCTCGGGCGGCCGGGCCTTTCTCAAGGGGTTTGGCATCTAGGACGGGCTTTCGCCCGCGCGCAAAAGGGTATCGTTTTCAGGTATAAACGCGAGAATTGCACAGGAGCATCCCATGACGTCCACGAAATACGACACGACTCCCAAAGAGCAGGTTCTCTACGCCAATATGCTGTTTTACGGCTGCTGGTCGGGGCTTGCGCTGATGATCGTCACCTATCTGGTCTATGCCTTCGGCATTCTGGAACCCCATGTCCCCATGGAGGTGGTGACCCGTGTGTGGTTCCATCCGGTACAGGAATACCTGACTGCTGGGCAGGTGCCCGTGGGATGGGGCTGGGCTGCCCTTCTCAACAAGGGCGATTTCATTAATTTTCTGGGCATCGTCTTGCTGGCGGGCATGACACTGGTGTGCTACGTTCCTCTTATCGTGGCATATTTGAAGAAAAAAGATATCCTGTTCGCCATGATCGCCATAGCCGAAATCCTGGTCCTGGCCTTCGCGGCCTCGGGTGTTGTTGGCGGCGGCGCGCACTAGCGACGGCGCGACATTGGAAAGGAACACAACCGTGGAGAACTCCGTGCGCACCGCACCATGCCCACCCACCGCGCTTGCGACGGATCTCGCCCGACTCTCGGAGATTCTGGGGGGGCTGCCCATCGGCATCGCCGCGCTGGACCCGGACTGCCGCATCGTGTTCATGAACAAGGCCCTGGAAGATCTGACCGGCTTTACCAGCCACGAGGCCGCCGGGATCCCTTGTCATCATGTTTTGCGTTGCGGCCTGCATCTGCGCGGCGTCCGGCAGGTTGAAACGCCCGGGCGCGGCGATGAGCCGGTCAAGGGCAGGGAGACGGACATCATCGACCGTCATCGCCACAAACTGCCCGTCCGGGTCACCCGCATCGATGTCCGGGATGAGCAAGGCGTAGCGTTCATGTTCCTTGAGGCCTACGAAGACCTGGCGCCGTTGCGGGACATGGAGCGGCGGCTCAAGGACGCCTCCGGGGCCGGGGAACTGATCAGCCGGGGCGAGGCCATGGAGCGCATCAAGAAGGTGCTCCCGGCCATCGCCCAATCCGACTCCCCGGTCCTGGTCACCGGCGAGACCGGCACCGGCAAGGATCTGTCGGCCCAGGTCATCCACAAGGCCTCACCGCGCGCGCGTGGTCCCTTCGTGCGGGTCAACCTGGGCCCCATGCCCGAGCATCTGTTGGAGATCGAACTGTACGGCCGGGTGGCCGAGGAGGGGGAGGCCGTTCCGGGCTGTTTTCAGCGGGCCAACGGCGGTACCCTGTACCTGTCGGAACTCGCCGATCTGCCTGCCGCCCATCAGGCCGGACTGGTGCGCGTTCTGGACGACCAGACCATCATCCCGGCCGGTTCGGACAAGGGCGTGCGGGTGAACGTCCGGCTGATCGCCGCCACCCACAAGGATCCCGAGGAGTTGGTGCGCGCCGGGGTGTTGCGCGAGGATCTGTTCCATCGCCTGGGCGCCGTCCGGGTGCATCTGCCGCCGCTGCGGGACCGGGGCGAGGATGTCGAGTTTCTTTTGACCCATTTTCTGTCCCGTTTCGCCGCCCGTTTCAAAAAGGACATCAAGGGCTTTTCTCCGCGCGCCATACGGATTTTGCGCAGCCACTGCTTTCCGGGAAATGTGCGGGAACTCAAAAACATCGTGGAATATGCCGCCATGATATGCCAAAAGGACATGATCCTTCCGGCGCATCTGCCGGGGCATATCCTGGCCGCCCTCAAAGCCGACCAGTCCCCTGCATCGGGGCGGCCGGGAGACAACCGGGGACGGAAGCGTTCGTAATCCGTCAACCGCGACCCATTGGAAAGGCATGAGCATGCGCACCAAAAAGATCCTGATTCCCCTGTTCCGGGACGAGGTGGCCCCCAGGTTCGACCTGGCGGGCGAGGCGCTGATCGTGGCCGTGTCCGAAGATGGGACAGTGGAGGGACGGCAAAACCTGGTTCTTCCCAACGCCTCGGCCGACGACCTGTGCGATCTGGTGCTGTCCCGGGACATCGACACGGTGATCTGCGGCGGCATCGAAGAGGAATACTACCATTATCTGCGCTGGAAGCGTGTGGACGTGCTGGATGCCGTGGCGGGCACGGCCGAGGCCGCGTTGACGCGATTTCTGGCCGGAAGGCTCAAGTCCGGGGATATGCTCTTTGCGGGCGGTGACGGTCGTGTTTAAGACCATTTTCCGCCACTCGTTCAAGGATCTGCACGGCAGCGAGGACATCCTGTCCCCGGAACGCTACATGAGCCTGCGGCGCAAGATCGTGGGGCTTATGGCCGTGGTCTCCGTAGTCCCGCTTTTGCTCATGGCCGCCATCAACTACTATGAATACCGGGCGGCCCTAGGCCGGGAAATCCAAAATCCATTGCGCATCCTGGTGTCCAAGACCAAGAATTCGTTTGAGCTTTTTTTGGCCGAGCGCACCTCCACGGTGAGCTTCATCGCCTCGGCCTATCCCTTCGAGGAACTGGCCCAGGAAAAAAACCTCAAGCATATCTTCCGGGTTATGACCCAGGTCTTTGACGGCTTTGTGGACCTTGGGCTGCTCGATGAGAACGGCGTCCAGGTGAGCTATGCCGGGCCCTATTCCCTGGCCGGGAAAAACTACGCCGAACAGAGTTGGTTCAACCAGGTCATGATCCGGGGCACCTACATCAGCGACGTGTTCATGGGCTACCGGAATTTCCCGCACATGGTCATCGCCGTGCGCCATATGGATGAAAACGGTAAAAAGTGGGTGGTCCGGGCTACCATCGACACCACCCGGTTCGACCGGCTGATTGCGGCCATGAGCCTTGAGCCCGACAGCGACGCGTTTTTGCTCAACAAGGAGGGCATCCTCCAGACCAATTCCAATTATTACGGCAAGGTGCTCGAACGTCTGCCCATGGCCATGCCCCCCCAGGGCTACGAGGCCCGGCTGGTGGAAACCCAGGACCACAACGGCGAAGACATCTACCTGGCCTATTCCTATTTTCCGGAGACGGATTTCGTGCTCATGGCCGTCAAACCCCGGGGATCGGCGCTCAAGACCTGGTACATGGTCAAGGGCGACCTGCTGTTCATCTTCGTGCTCGGGGTCATGGCCATCTTCCTGGTGGTCTACAAGATGACCGACCTGCTCATCCAGCGCATGCGCGAGAGCGAGGAGCGCCGGGAACTGGCCTTCCGGCAGGTGGAGCATGCCCAGAAACTGTCCTCCATCGGGCGTCTCGCCGCAGGCGTGGCCCACGAGATCAACAACCCCCTGGCGGCCATCAACGAGAAGGCCGGGCTCATGAAGGATCTTCTCGGCCTGCGTCCGGATTTCCCGGATCGGGACAAGTTCATCACCCTGGCCGACGCCATCCTCAAAAGCATCCGGCGCTGCCGGGACATCACCCACCGCATGCTCGGCTTCGCCCGGCGCATGGACGTCAGCTATGAAGAACTGGATATCAATGAGGTCTTGACCGACACCTTGAGCTTCCTGGACCAGGAGGCCAAACACCGGGGGGTGACCATCGTGCGGGAGCTCGACGAATCCCTGCCGCGCATCATGTCCGACCGGGGCCAACTCCAGCAGGTGTTCCTGAACATCTTGAACAATGCCCTGGCCGCTGTGCCCGACGACGGGAACATCGAGGTCAAGACCGGCGAGACCACCCCGGATTCCCTGGTCATCAGTTTTCAGGACAATGGCTGCGGCATGTCCCAGGACACCCTCGAACACGTCTTCGAACCCTTTTTCACCACCAAGAAGGGCACCGGCACGGGCCTTGGCCTGTCCATCACCTACGGCATCATCAAGAAACTTGGCGGCGACATCGCGGTCACGAGCAAACAAGGCGAGGGAACCCTTTTCACCATATACCTGCCAAAAAAGGCCAGGAAGGAAGCGGCAAGCTGATGGAGAGAAAAGACTGGAACGTGCTTTTGGTGGACGACGAACGCGAGTTCGTGACCACCCTTTCGGAGCGCCTGGGGCTGCGGGGCATCGCCTCCAGGGTGGTTTTCGACGGCGAGAGCGCCCTGCGGGAGGTGGCCGAGAACCCGCCGCACCTGGTGATCCTCGACGTGATGCTGCCGGGCATGCGGGGGCTTGAGGTGTTGCGCGGCATTCGGGCCGGTTTTCCCAACGTCAAGGTGATCCTTTTGACCGGCCACGGCACCACCAAAAACGGCATTGAGGGCATGAAGCTGGGGGCCTTCGATTACATGATCAAGCCGTTGGACATCGACGTGCTGATTGAAAAAATGACCGAAGCCGCAGGCGGCAGGCGGTGAACATGAACGCCTCCGGGGAGAACAAAAAGCAGGCCGTGCGTGAGGCCGCATTCATGGGGGCGGTGACCGCCTCCATCACCCATGAGATGCAAAACGTCCTGGCCATCATCCAGCAGTCCGCCGGGCTCATGGGCGACCTGTTGCACCTAAGCCGCGTGGACTCCCTCAAGTCATTGGGGTTTCGCAAGGGGTTTCAGCATCACGACAAGTTTTCGACCCTGATTGCGGCCATGAACGAACAGGTGGAGCGGGGATCGAATTTAAGCGACGGCCTGAACCGTCTGGCCCATGTGCCGGACAGCCCGGCGGAGACGACGGATCTGAAAAGCGCCACGGGACTTCTGTTTTCGCTTATCGGGCGCATCGCCCGAAAAAGGCGGATCGAATTCGTTCTCGAGCCCGGAGAGGAGCGCCTCCCGCTCAAGGCCCAGTGTCCCCCCATGCAGGCCTTGATGGCCCTCTATGGTGTGGCCCAGGCCCTGATCGAGGCCCTGTCCGGCTGCATGGTCCGGGTCGCCGTGGGCACGGCGGAGAGCGGGCTCGTTGTGGATTTCCTCTTGCCCGAGGGCGGCGCGGGTTCCCCACCCGTGGTCCTTCCCGAGTCTTTTGACGGCGGGGAGGGGGCGGGGAGGCCTGTTGCGACAACCCAGGCGGATAGGATCAGGCTGGTTTTTCCCCCATGCCCGGCTGACGCGGCAGGGGGCTGAGGATAGGCGCATCCGAGGGGGACCATCCCCTTGGCGACTCGATACGGCGGATTGAGGCGCGCATGCGACGTACCCACGCAAACGAAATGGTTCGGCGGGCATCCCCCGGACCAGAGACTTTCCCCCCAGGGGGGGCCGAAACACGAGGAAGGAGAAGCAAATGAAAAAGATCAAGCTGCTTTTGGTGGACGACGAGGAGAACTTCGTCAACACCCTGGCCGAACGCATGAAGATGCGCGATGTGCCCTCCAAGGTGGTTTTCAGCGGCGAAGAGGCCCTGGAGGCGGTCAAGGTCGAGGCCCCCGACGTCATGGTCCTGGATTTGCGCATGCCCGGCATCGACGGCATGGACGTCCTGCGCAAGGTCCGCAAGTGCCACCCGCATGTCCAGGTCATCATTCTGACCGGCCACGGCACGGATCTGGATGAGGAAGAGGCCAGGAAGCTCGGCGCCTTCCACTACCACAAAAAGCCCATCGACATCGACGAGCTTTTGAGCACCGTCAAAAAGGCCTACCGGGAAAAGATCGAGGACGCCATGGTGGCGGCCACCTTCGCCCAGGCCGGCGAGTTCGGCGAGGCCCAGAAGATCCTGGACGAGGACGGAAAATAGCATTGCCGTGATTGCGGCAGGCCTGTGCAGGGTCTGCGGCATAGGCCCGGGGCGCTGGACGTGGCCACATGGCGTGGCGCATGGCCGCCAC
Above is a genomic segment from Desulfolutivibrio sulfodismutans DSM 3696 containing:
- a CDS encoding sulfite exporter TauE/SafE family protein: MRAKPIRTTILVAAACLLVAGLVWAGADAGMAAEGAAAVDAMTGASSNTPWWMWPIILLGFCFILGIIAVLAGVGGAVLFVPLVSGFFPFHLDFVRGTGLLVALAGALAAGPGLLRRNLASLRLALPVALIASACSIVGAFVGLALPTDILQLCLGITIMFIAILLLTSKNVVRPHVEKQDAIGLALGMSGIYTEPSTGEVISWKTHRTLPGLLLFILIGLMAGMFGLGAGWANVPVLNMLMGAPLKIAVGTSKFLLSITDTSAAWVYLNKGCVIPLMAIPSIIGLMLGSFVGVRLLAVAKPKFIRYMVIGVLLFSGGRAFLKGFGI
- a CDS encoding DUF1634 domain-containing protein, with translation MTSTKYDTTPKEQVLYANMLFYGCWSGLALMIVTYLVYAFGILEPHVPMEVVTRVWFHPVQEYLTAGQVPVGWGWAALLNKGDFINFLGIVLLAGMTLVCYVPLIVAYLKKKDILFAMIAIAEILVLAFAASGVVGGGAH
- a CDS encoding sigma 54-interacting transcriptional regulator, whose product is MENSVRTAPCPPTALATDLARLSEILGGLPIGIAALDPDCRIVFMNKALEDLTGFTSHEAAGIPCHHVLRCGLHLRGVRQVETPGRGDEPVKGRETDIIDRHRHKLPVRVTRIDVRDEQGVAFMFLEAYEDLAPLRDMERRLKDASGAGELISRGEAMERIKKVLPAIAQSDSPVLVTGETGTGKDLSAQVIHKASPRARGPFVRVNLGPMPEHLLEIELYGRVAEEGEAVPGCFQRANGGTLYLSELADLPAAHQAGLVRVLDDQTIIPAGSDKGVRVNVRLIAATHKDPEELVRAGVLREDLFHRLGAVRVHLPPLRDRGEDVEFLLTHFLSRFAARFKKDIKGFSPRAIRILRSHCFPGNVRELKNIVEYAAMICQKDMILPAHLPGHILAALKADQSPASGRPGDNRGRKRS
- a CDS encoding NifB/NifX family molybdenum-iron cluster-binding protein — encoded protein: MRTKKILIPLFRDEVAPRFDLAGEALIVAVSEDGTVEGRQNLVLPNASADDLCDLVLSRDIDTVICGGIEEEYYHYLRWKRVDVLDAVAGTAEAALTRFLAGRLKSGDMLFAGGDGRV
- a CDS encoding sensor histidine kinase, with the translated sequence MFKTIFRHSFKDLHGSEDILSPERYMSLRRKIVGLMAVVSVVPLLLMAAINYYEYRAALGREIQNPLRILVSKTKNSFELFLAERTSTVSFIASAYPFEELAQEKNLKHIFRVMTQVFDGFVDLGLLDENGVQVSYAGPYSLAGKNYAEQSWFNQVMIRGTYISDVFMGYRNFPHMVIAVRHMDENGKKWVVRATIDTTRFDRLIAAMSLEPDSDAFLLNKEGILQTNSNYYGKVLERLPMAMPPQGYEARLVETQDHNGEDIYLAYSYFPETDFVLMAVKPRGSALKTWYMVKGDLLFIFVLGVMAIFLVVYKMTDLLIQRMRESEERRELAFRQVEHAQKLSSIGRLAAGVAHEINNPLAAINEKAGLMKDLLGLRPDFPDRDKFITLADAILKSIRRCRDITHRMLGFARRMDVSYEELDINEVLTDTLSFLDQEAKHRGVTIVRELDESLPRIMSDRGQLQQVFLNILNNALAAVPDDGNIEVKTGETTPDSLVISFQDNGCGMSQDTLEHVFEPFFTTKKGTGTGLGLSITYGIIKKLGGDIAVTSKQGEGTLFTIYLPKKARKEAAS
- a CDS encoding response regulator yields the protein MERKDWNVLLVDDEREFVTTLSERLGLRGIASRVVFDGESALREVAENPPHLVILDVMLPGMRGLEVLRGIRAGFPNVKVILLTGHGTTKNGIEGMKLGAFDYMIKPLDIDVLIEKMTEAAGGRR
- a CDS encoding response regulator, encoding MKKIKLLLVDDEENFVNTLAERMKMRDVPSKVVFSGEEALEAVKVEAPDVMVLDLRMPGIDGMDVLRKVRKCHPHVQVIILTGHGTDLDEEEARKLGAFHYHKKPIDIDELLSTVKKAYREKIEDAMVAATFAQAGEFGEAQKILDEDGK